The Chryseobacterium suipulveris genome window below encodes:
- a CDS encoding DUF7619 domain-containing protein, which yields MQLDPLVTADVSAAVNLTTLHMTNNNISVLNIASNTKLKTLNLNTTSLHQLDLSNNPLLEYFAASYTMISSLDFTNNPKLISVIANNGEFDSMIFGNHPDLQSIKVNNNALTSVNLSSINSLTSLDISYNSLTELDASKNYILNNLLLTGNPLEYLNIKNGHNITQGPLNFINYQDTNIQVICANEDEIAGIVLLNLNYGYSGVVITSYCSFEPGGNNSFITGTVKYDDEADGCDAGDAGVKFTELKISDGTSSNYYYTDINGNFNNAVPQGNYTVTPTFSHQYYTVSPLSFSVNFPTDPNPFVQNICIAPVGNISDLKVTLIPWGQVTPGSYQCYDLYIENQGVNTLSGTMKLNYDGEHVNFHISNPVEDNFTLGEVTWTYANLKPFEKRLYRLGFSFNDEDSPYGSPLYPGDFVTFTVTAPVADDATPEDNTFTLVQEVFAGRLPMSTTCLQGNTVGAEYIGNDVHYQVGFENTSATSAQNIIIKNVIDASKFNVNSFVPLYSNYDYDVQVTNGNVVEFIFENINLPPNEEGFVSFKIKTLPTLQPGDTFQNRADVFLGFNQQAVATNTFTTSIIALNTEDQAITEKELTVYPNPTDDVLKLKTKHAIYSVEVFDLVGKLLMKVDTGKSIESIDVRNLTAGTYFIKTKTKQGVFTSKFIKK from the coding sequence ATGCAACTGGACCCACTGGTCACCGCCGATGTTTCGGCGGCAGTAAACCTCACCACCCTGCACATGACCAACAACAATATCTCTGTGCTAAATATTGCTAGTAACACGAAGCTGAAAACGCTTAATCTCAACACTACCTCCCTGCATCAGCTTGACCTCAGCAATAATCCACTATTGGAATATTTTGCTGCTTCTTATACAATGATTTCTTCGCTGGACTTTACCAACAACCCGAAACTCATCTCGGTAATTGCCAACAACGGCGAGTTCGACAGCATGATATTCGGCAACCATCCCGACCTGCAGAGCATCAAGGTGAATAATAATGCGCTGACTTCCGTTAACCTCAGTTCAATAAACTCATTGACGTCACTTGACATCAGCTACAACAGCTTAACTGAATTAGACGCATCAAAAAACTACATCCTCAACAACCTTCTTTTGACGGGAAACCCGCTAGAATATCTCAACATCAAGAACGGGCACAATATCACGCAGGGTCCCCTGAACTTCATTAATTACCAAGACACCAACATCCAGGTGATTTGCGCCAATGAAGATGAAATTGCAGGAATAGTACTGCTTAACCTTAATTATGGATATTCGGGAGTTGTGATAACTTCCTACTGCTCCTTCGAGCCGGGTGGCAACAATTCGTTCATCACGGGTACCGTAAAATATGATGATGAAGCAGATGGTTGCGATGCGGGAGACGCTGGAGTAAAGTTCACAGAACTTAAAATCAGTGATGGAACCTCCTCCAACTATTATTATACAGATATTAACGGAAACTTCAACAACGCGGTACCGCAAGGAAATTATACGGTAACCCCTACCTTTTCCCATCAGTACTACACCGTTTCTCCACTGAGCTTTTCGGTGAATTTTCCGACAGACCCAAATCCTTTTGTTCAGAACATCTGCATTGCTCCAGTTGGAAATATCTCAGACCTGAAAGTGACATTAATTCCGTGGGGACAGGTCACTCCAGGATCTTACCAATGCTACGATCTCTATATCGAAAACCAGGGAGTAAACACATTGAGCGGAACGATGAAGCTTAATTATGACGGCGAACATGTAAACTTCCACATCTCCAATCCTGTCGAAGACAACTTTACATTAGGAGAAGTTACATGGACCTACGCCAATCTGAAACCATTTGAAAAGAGACTGTATCGACTTGGATTCAGCTTTAATGATGAAGATTCGCCATACGGAAGTCCGCTTTATCCCGGAGATTTCGTAACTTTCACGGTAACCGCGCCTGTTGCAGATGATGCTACACCTGAAGACAACACTTTCACCCTGGTTCAAGAAGTGTTTGCAGGTCGCTTGCCGATGAGTACAACGTGCCTCCAGGGAAATACCGTGGGAGCAGAGTACATCGGTAATGATGTGCATTATCAGGTGGGATTCGAAAATACTTCAGCTACATCCGCTCAAAATATCATCATTAAAAACGTGATCGATGCCAGCAAATTTAACGTGAACAGTTTCGTTCCGCTGTATAGCAATTATGATTACGACGTGCAGGTGACAAACGGCAATGTAGTGGAGTTTATCTTTGAAAATATCAACCTGCCGCCCAACGAAGAAGGATTTGTATCATTCAAAATCAAGACTTTACCTACGCTTCAACCGGGCGACACTTTCCAGAACCGCGCAGATGTATTTCTTGGATTCAACCAGCAAGCAGTCGCCACGAATACTTTTACCACATCAATTATTGCTTTGAACACAGAAGATCAGGCAATTACAGAGAAGGAACTGACTGTTTACCCAAATCCGACAGACGACGTTCTGAAGTTGAAAACAAAACACGCGATTTATTCGGTAGAAGTATTTGACCTCGTGGGCAAATTGCTGATGAAAGTGGATACCGGAAAATCAATCGAGTCCATCGATGTTCGAAACTTAACCGCCGGAACCTATTTTATTAAAACTAAAACAAAGCAGGGAGTTTTCACTTCAAAATTTATCAAAAAATAG
- a CDS encoding OmpA family protein produces MSLNVIDLIKGQLGPALVSQAATHLGESESGISKAISGLLPAVVGGLANNADKPEVLDAITGAASSGLLGNLLGGSSNNSLIATVLSAIFGDKVGGLVNAISTFSGVSNSSSNSLLNIVTGAALGSLGKYSADNNLGAAGLTSLLSDQKGIVSTLLPAGLSLASLGLGNWGGSADAEKVKVTSYDQPKVEVNRGGSTHVNVDRNDNNGGGSIWKWLLPLLLLALAAWFLWKQCNKPADSETTTTDSTAVMTDTAAVNVPADTIAVATGTTTKTDSEIDLNGTKLKGYAGGMEERMISFLKSGGYTNAADDAALKDAWYDFDKVNFKMGSSTELEAGSQEQLDNLVAILKAFPDAKVKIGGYTDKTGNEDANVKLSQARADFIKAALGKAGVGAQVLGAEGYGSKFATVDASASDAERAVDRKMAVRFSK; encoded by the coding sequence ATGTCATTAAACGTTATTGATCTGATCAAAGGACAATTGGGTCCTGCATTGGTTTCGCAAGCAGCTACTCATTTAGGTGAGAGCGAATCAGGAATCTCTAAAGCCATTAGCGGATTACTTCCTGCAGTTGTGGGTGGTTTAGCAAATAATGCCGATAAGCCGGAAGTTCTCGATGCAATTACAGGAGCTGCTTCTAGCGGACTTCTTGGCAATCTGTTAGGAGGTTCTTCTAACAATTCTTTGATTGCGACAGTTTTGTCGGCAATTTTCGGTGACAAAGTTGGTGGACTTGTAAACGCAATTTCAACTTTCTCTGGAGTAAGCAATTCTTCATCAAATTCTTTGCTGAATATAGTTACAGGTGCTGCTTTGGGATCTCTTGGAAAGTATTCTGCCGACAATAACCTTGGAGCAGCTGGATTAACAAGCTTGCTTAGTGATCAAAAAGGAATCGTTTCCACATTGCTTCCAGCAGGTCTTTCGCTTGCTTCTCTTGGATTAGGAAATTGGGGAGGTTCCGCTGATGCCGAAAAGGTAAAAGTGACTTCTTACGACCAGCCAAAAGTGGAAGTAAACAGAGGTGGAAGTACTCACGTAAACGTTGACAGAAATGACAACAACGGAGGCGGTTCAATCTGGAAGTGGTTATTGCCATTGCTTCTTCTCGCCCTTGCTGCATGGTTCCTGTGGAAACAGTGCAATAAACCAGCAGACTCAGAAACAACAACTACTGATTCTACTGCAGTAATGACTGATACTGCTGCTGTTAATGTACCAGCCGATACAATTGCCGTTGCAACCGGTACTACCACTAAAACCGATTCTGAAATCGATCTTAACGGAACTAAACTGAAAGGTTACGCCGGCGGAATGGAAGAAAGAATGATTTCTTTCCTTAAGTCAGGAGGTTACACCAACGCTGCTGACGACGCTGCATTGAAAGATGCTTGGTACGATTTCGATAAAGTGAACTTCAAAATGGGATCTTCTACCGAGCTTGAAGCAGGTTCTCAGGAGCAGCTTGACAACCTTGTTGCAATCTTGAAAGCATTCCCAGATGCAAAAGTTAAAATCGGTGGTTACACTGATAAAACTGGAAACGAAGACGCAAACGTAAAACTTTCTCAGGCAAGAGCTGACTTCATCAAAGCTGCTTTAGGAAAAGCTGGAGTTGGTGCTCAAGTTCTTGGAGCCGAAGGTTACGGAAGCAAATTCGCCACAGTTGATGCTTCTGCTTCTGACGCTGAAAGAGCAGTTGATAGAAAAATGGCTGTAAGATTCTCAAAGTAA
- the proS gene encoding proline--tRNA ligase — protein MAKLTSRAEDYSKWYNELVVKADLAENSGVRGCMVIKPYGYAIWEKMRDEMDKKFKETGHENAYFPIFIPKSYFEAEEQNAEGFAKECAVVTHYRLKADPDNPKKLIVDPEAKLEEELIVRPTSEAIIWSTYKNWIQSYRDLPILINQWANVVRWEMRTRLFLRTAEFLWQEGHTAHATKQEAIEETEQMLEVYADFAENFMAIPVIKGIKTPSERFAGADETYCIEALMQDGKALQAGTSHFLGQNFAKAFDVKFTNKEGKIEHAWATSWGTSTRLMGALIMTHSDDLGLVLPPSLAPIQVVIVPIFKGEEQLKQIDEVAFDIQKKLRAKGISVKYDNNDQNKPGWKFAEYELKGVPVRIAMGARDLENKTVEIARRDNLTKEVQPIENIDTYIEELLKTIQKDIFNKALNYRDSHITKVDSYDEFKKVLEEKGGFISAHWDGTAEEEEQIKNETKATIRCIPLENQLEDGVSMITGKPSKQRVIFAKAY, from the coding sequence ATGGCAAAACTCACTTCACGTGCAGAAGATTACAGTAAATGGTATAACGAATTGGTAGTTAAGGCTGACTTGGCGGAAAATTCCGGAGTTCGCGGATGTATGGTGATCAAACCTTACGGTTACGCAATCTGGGAAAAGATGCGGGACGAAATGGATAAGAAATTTAAGGAAACAGGTCATGAGAACGCCTACTTCCCGATCTTCATCCCGAAAAGCTACTTTGAAGCAGAAGAACAAAACGCTGAAGGATTTGCGAAAGAGTGCGCCGTAGTCACCCATTACCGACTAAAAGCAGATCCCGATAATCCCAAGAAACTGATTGTCGATCCTGAAGCAAAGCTGGAAGAGGAACTCATTGTGCGTCCAACTTCCGAAGCAATTATATGGAGTACCTATAAAAACTGGATCCAGTCCTACAGAGATCTACCAATCCTCATCAATCAGTGGGCAAATGTTGTACGTTGGGAAATGAGAACCCGCTTATTTCTAAGAACCGCCGAATTTTTATGGCAGGAAGGTCACACCGCACACGCCACAAAACAGGAAGCTATCGAGGAAACCGAGCAAATGCTGGAAGTTTACGCAGACTTCGCCGAAAACTTTATGGCGATTCCAGTAATTAAAGGAATCAAAACTCCATCTGAAAGGTTCGCGGGAGCTGACGAAACCTACTGTATCGAAGCATTGATGCAGGACGGGAAAGCTTTGCAGGCAGGAACCTCTCACTTCCTCGGACAAAATTTCGCAAAAGCTTTCGACGTGAAATTCACCAACAAAGAAGGAAAAATAGAACACGCATGGGCGACTTCATGGGGAACTTCCACGCGATTGATGGGTGCGCTGATCATGACGCATTCCGATGATTTGGGATTGGTATTGCCTCCTTCTCTCGCACCGATTCAGGTGGTGATTGTCCCAATATTCAAAGGAGAAGAACAGTTGAAGCAAATCGATGAAGTAGCTTTCGACATCCAGAAAAAACTCAGGGCTAAAGGAATTTCCGTAAAGTACGACAACAACGATCAAAATAAGCCGGGCTGGAAATTTGCCGAATACGAATTAAAAGGTGTCCCTGTAAGAATCGCAATGGGAGCAAGAGATCTGGAGAACAAAACGGTAGAAATTGCGCGACGCGATAATTTGACCAAAGAAGTTCAGCCAATAGAAAACATCGACACCTATATTGAGGAACTTTTGAAAACCATTCAAAAAGATATTTTCAACAAAGCGCTGAATTACCGGGATTCCCATATCACGAAAGTGGATTCCTACGATGAATTCAAAAAAGTTCTTGAAGAAAAAGGTGGATTTATCTCCGCACATTGGGACGGAACCGCCGAAGAGGAAGAACAGATCAAAAACGAAACTAAAGCGACAATCCGCTGCATTCCATTGGAAAACCAGTTGGAAGACGGTGTTTCAATGATTACAGGAAAACCTTCGAAACAGAGAGTAATTTTCGCAAAAGCGTACTAA
- a CDS encoding protein phosphatase 1 regulatory subunit 42, which produces MKKLLSTLLIFGCLAILYSQNIQFTDQVLKAKLLQSSPDNMIATNTSGTFFAIDADGDGEISFTEAALVQGLRMDYAQIMSISDLQNFPNLVLLHVGNNSLTSLNLTGFTKLEELRCNWTHWSPPMFRRQ; this is translated from the coding sequence ATGAAAAAATTACTCTCTACTTTATTGATTTTTGGTTGTTTGGCCATTCTGTACTCACAAAATATACAGTTCACCGACCAGGTTTTGAAGGCAAAGCTCCTGCAATCCTCTCCCGACAATATGATTGCAACCAATACCTCGGGAACTTTTTTTGCAATTGATGCTGACGGCGACGGCGAAATCAGCTTTACAGAAGCGGCTCTTGTGCAAGGTTTACGGATGGATTATGCTCAGATTATGAGTATTTCAGATCTACAAAACTTTCCGAATTTGGTGCTGTTGCATGTGGGAAACAACTCACTCACCTCGCTTAACTTAACCGGATTCACAAAACTCGAAGAACTGCGATGCAACTGGACCCACTGGTCACCGCCGATGTTTCGGCGGCAGTAA
- a CDS encoding T9SS type A sorting domain-containing protein yields MKKLYLGIFMLLTGAWASAQINSVTNFDGSTTMPTGWTQTGASSSVTSINTCSGNSVRANLWGSAAASTLVSPNFTNTNGEAINVSFDYKVINFTGASTPPGTATPAGWGSITVQYSTDDGASWNNILVINDSNHVVSTSCANKSISLTAGTIAAGSSFKIRFNNARTAGDWYVYFDNIKIEQGFTALTVDWGNLQWPASGTITMGGNYEVYGQVYKAGVTEPAGAGAGINAWVGYSTTNTDPSTWTNWIPATFNVNVGNNDEYMANLGTSITAPGTYYYAMRYNYSGGVYYYGGYNAGGGGAWDGTNNVSGVLTVNAPVGFACSNPIQVTTLPYTTTDDTANYGDLIDGTPGATGCGSSSSYLNGNDVFYAYTPTSDGQINIKMTPTATWSGIFVYNSCASVGTACIAGVANSGSTVRNINNLAVTAGTTYYIVISTFPAPQTTGYQLEISQVTLATDNTQVISNIQLYPNPTKDVLNVKGMNPASVQVYSMDGKMIPLSVDGNVINTKNLPAGSYVIQLTDKEGNITSRRFVKK; encoded by the coding sequence ATGAAAAAACTTTATCTCGGGATTTTCATGCTATTAACTGGAGCATGGGCATCCGCACAGATTAATTCTGTGACCAATTTTGACGGGTCAACAACGATGCCAACCGGTTGGACTCAAACAGGTGCTAGCAGCTCCGTAACCAGTATAAATACTTGTTCTGGAAATTCAGTACGCGCTAATCTATGGGGTTCAGCAGCAGCATCTACTTTAGTGAGCCCTAATTTTACAAACACAAACGGAGAGGCGATCAATGTATCATTTGATTACAAAGTCATCAACTTTACCGGAGCGAGCACTCCGCCAGGTACTGCGACTCCTGCAGGATGGGGCTCTATTACCGTACAGTATTCTACGGACGATGGAGCGTCATGGAATAACATCTTGGTTATCAATGACTCTAATCACGTAGTTTCCACAAGTTGTGCAAATAAGTCAATTTCACTAACTGCTGGAACAATTGCGGCTGGAAGTTCGTTTAAGATTAGATTTAACAATGCTAGAACTGCTGGTGACTGGTATGTTTACTTTGACAACATTAAGATAGAGCAGGGCTTTACCGCGCTAACAGTTGACTGGGGAAATCTGCAGTGGCCAGCTTCAGGAACAATTACTATGGGCGGTAATTATGAAGTTTACGGACAAGTCTATAAAGCGGGAGTTACCGAACCTGCAGGTGCAGGAGCTGGGATCAACGCTTGGGTTGGTTACAGTACAACCAATACAGACCCTTCAACTTGGACAAACTGGATTCCTGCTACATTCAATGTAAATGTTGGGAATAATGATGAGTATATGGCGAATCTGGGTACATCAATCACTGCTCCTGGAACGTATTATTACGCGATGAGATATAATTATAGCGGTGGGGTTTACTACTACGGTGGTTACAATGCTGGAGGAGGTGGTGCATGGGACGGAACCAATAATGTAAGTGGAGTCCTTACTGTAAATGCTCCTGTTGGATTTGCTTGCAGTAATCCAATTCAGGTTACTACGCTACCATATACAACTACGGACGATACTGCAAATTACGGAGATCTTATCGATGGAACTCCGGGAGCTACAGGCTGTGGAAGCTCTAGTAGTTATTTGAATGGGAACGATGTGTTTTACGCATATACCCCAACTTCTGATGGTCAAATCAATATTAAAATGACTCCTACAGCAACTTGGTCAGGTATTTTCGTTTACAACTCATGCGCAAGTGTTGGAACTGCGTGTATTGCGGGTGTTGCAAACTCTGGTTCAACTGTGAGAAATATCAACAACTTGGCTGTTACAGCAGGTACAACTTATTATATTGTGATTTCGACCTTTCCAGCACCACAGACAACAGGATATCAGTTAGAGATTTCACAGGTGACTTTAGCTACGGACAATACTCAGGTAATAAGCAATATTCAGCTTTATCCTAACCCGACCAAAGACGTACTTAACGTGAAAGGAATGAATCCAGCTTCTGTACAGGTTTACAGTATGGACGGAAAAATGATCCCACTTTCTGTAGATGGTAATGTGATCAATACCAAAAACTTACCTGCAGGTTCCTATGTGATCCAATTAACAGATAAAGAAGGAAATATTACCTCCAGAAGATTTGTTAAAAAATAA
- a CDS encoding endonuclease: protein MKKLTTLLLGFMFSVILAQAPAGYYNGTEGLSGAALKTKLSSIITAGHTDKGYDGLYNGYPTTDSDHFYENDNSVLDMYSENPNGTDPYTYRHGIKKCGNYSIEGDCYNREHVIPQSFFNSRAPMVSDIHHVRPTDGKVNGMRSNYPYGAVANPAFTSRNGTKVGPSVSPGYSGTVCEPINEFKGDIARMIFYFVTRYESQLSGFSTGNMLGGSAFPGLQTWERDVLLSWAAQDPVSPSEIERNNAAFAFQKNRNPFIDHPEWVNQIWGAPVTDTQAPTAPTNLAVVSTSTASANLTWTASTDNIAVTSYKIYADGIYKTSSTSTSATVSGLNQGTTYTFYVVATDGAGNISPQSNTATGTTLTDNIAPTAPTNLSIVSVGTNNIEIQWNASTDNIGVASYDVYVNGALMGSAGTTTTNIANLNPTTTYTIYVVAKDAVGNVSQQSNSVTATTLAVGTTCGDEHFDNLQVVANVYSTYNWVSNGISWTSEDSRTDETINGKALTIRNGSLTALSVPNGIGELKVTTQLKYSGSAGTLKLFVNDVDTGKTIPYGAQGSAPITTTVTGINVAGTVEIRLQQNGATTNRVAIDDITWTCYVPTAAVGETGAKNQISIYPNPVKNGELNISGKDLEKVEVAYIFDFTGKLVQSVGNPFKTSNKINLKNLPKGVYILKAGTATAKFIVE from the coding sequence ATGAAAAAACTCACCACACTTTTGCTTGGTTTTATGTTTTCGGTAATACTTGCTCAAGCTCCTGCCGGTTATTACAATGGAACCGAAGGTTTAAGCGGAGCTGCTTTGAAAACCAAACTCAGCTCAATTATTACCGCTGGTCATACCGATAAAGGTTATGACGGGCTTTACAATGGTTACCCAACAACAGACTCCGATCATTTCTATGAAAATGACAACTCTGTTTTAGATATGTATTCTGAAAATCCTAACGGAACAGACCCCTATACATACCGACATGGAATAAAAAAGTGCGGAAACTATAGTATTGAGGGAGACTGCTACAACAGAGAGCACGTTATACCCCAAAGCTTCTTTAATTCCAGAGCGCCGATGGTATCCGACATCCACCATGTACGTCCAACTGACGGCAAAGTTAACGGCATGAGAAGCAATTATCCTTACGGAGCTGTTGCAAACCCTGCTTTTACCTCAAGAAACGGAACTAAAGTTGGACCAAGCGTTTCTCCGGGTTACAGTGGAACAGTTTGCGAACCGATCAATGAATTCAAAGGAGATATCGCAAGAATGATTTTCTACTTTGTTACAAGGTATGAATCGCAGCTTTCTGGGTTTTCAACAGGAAATATGTTGGGTGGGTCTGCTTTTCCAGGTCTTCAAACGTGGGAAAGAGATGTGCTTTTATCTTGGGCAGCACAGGATCCAGTCTCTCCTTCGGAAATTGAAAGAAATAATGCGGCTTTCGCCTTCCAAAAAAACAGAAACCCTTTCATCGACCACCCAGAATGGGTTAACCAAATTTGGGGAGCACCGGTTACCGATACACAAGCTCCTACTGCTCCTACAAACTTAGCTGTTGTTTCAACCTCGACGGCTTCAGCTAATCTGACCTGGACTGCTTCAACCGACAATATCGCTGTAACTTCATATAAGATCTATGCGGACGGAATTTACAAAACAAGCTCTACTTCAACTTCTGCAACGGTTTCCGGATTAAATCAAGGTACCACTTATACTTTCTACGTCGTTGCAACGGATGGCGCAGGAAATATTTCGCCGCAAAGTAATACAGCTACAGGAACAACATTAACCGACAATATCGCTCCTACCGCTCCAACAAATCTTTCTATCGTTTCCGTAGGTACGAACAATATTGAAATACAGTGGAATGCATCAACCGATAATATCGGAGTTGCTTCTTACGATGTGTATGTAAATGGAGCACTAATGGGATCAGCAGGAACTACCACAACGAATATTGCAAACCTGAACCCTACAACAACGTATACGATCTATGTAGTTGCAAAAGACGCAGTAGGTAACGTTTCACAGCAAAGTAACAGTGTAACTGCAACAACTTTGGCAGTAGGAACAACTTGTGGAGACGAGCATTTCGATAATCTGCAGGTAGTTGCAAATGTGTACTCCACATACAATTGGGTAAGTAATGGAATCTCTTGGACTTCTGAAGATTCTAGAACCGATGAAACGATCAACGGAAAAGCACTAACAATAAGAAATGGTTCTTTAACTGCGCTGTCTGTACCAAACGGTATTGGTGAGCTAAAAGTGACCACTCAATTAAAATATTCCGGAAGTGCGGGAACCCTGAAACTTTTCGTTAATGATGTCGACACAGGAAAAACCATTCCATATGGAGCTCAAGGATCTGCGCCGATCACAACAACTGTAACAGGAATCAACGTGGCCGGAACTGTAGAAATACGTCTTCAACAAAACGGAGCAACCACCAATAGAGTAGCAATTGACGATATTACATGGACTTGCTACGTTCCAACCGCTGCAGTAGGCGAAACTGGGGCTAAAAATCAGATTTCTATTTACCCAAATCCTGTGAAAAATGGTGAGTTAAATATCTCCGGCAAAGATTTGGAAAAAGTAGAAGTTGCTTATATTTTCGACTTCACCGGAAAACTGGTACAGTCTGTTGGGAATCCTTTTAAGACTTCAAATAAAATCAATTTGAAAAACCTGCCTAAAGGAGTCTATATCCTGAAAGCAGGTACAGCAACCGCAAAATTTATCGTTGAATAA
- a CDS encoding alpha/beta hydrolase → MKFNLKSDEDDERPVFITGNFNKWDPRDAAFEMAAAGDKLYSIEIADEKLPENIEYKFTRGGWENVEIDRFGNITPNRKANKSDGKTDDIVERWRVNWGPFKKEFFPMVEIISEKFFIPQLNKTRKIWALLPYNYNQTDKSYPVLYLHDAQNLFNEGSAYGNWEIDKKMSILAEYGRGDVIIIAIENGSDDRIKEYVLDYNSITENAEGKKYIRFLADTLKPYVDSVYRTKPEREFTGIGGSSLGGLISIYSGFLYPEVYSKLMIFSPSLWVNPENNFPQMNFKNPYNIKVYMYGGEQEGSQMTERIELFEQTMEGWEDSHSLQFDFKISINPEGKHQEFYWSQEFPRAMEWLYYDTTEDPKELAKKAELIRNETSEI, encoded by the coding sequence ATGAAATTCAACCTGAAATCTGATGAAGATGACGAAAGACCAGTCTTTATAACTGGAAACTTTAATAAATGGGATCCGAGAGACGCAGCATTTGAAATGGCAGCAGCAGGTGATAAGCTCTATTCGATAGAAATCGCCGATGAAAAGCTTCCCGAGAATATCGAGTACAAGTTCACACGAGGCGGTTGGGAAAATGTAGAAATCGACCGCTTTGGAAACATCACGCCCAACAGAAAAGCCAATAAATCCGATGGCAAAACTGACGATATCGTCGAAAGATGGAGGGTTAACTGGGGACCTTTTAAGAAAGAGTTTTTCCCAATGGTAGAAATTATTTCGGAAAAGTTCTTCATCCCCCAACTCAACAAAACCCGAAAGATTTGGGCACTGCTTCCCTATAACTACAACCAAACTGATAAGAGCTATCCCGTTCTTTATCTGCACGACGCACAAAATCTTTTCAATGAAGGTTCTGCCTACGGAAACTGGGAAATCGATAAAAAAATGTCGATCCTCGCGGAATACGGAAGAGGCGACGTGATCATCATCGCCATCGAAAATGGGAGCGACGACCGAATCAAGGAATACGTTCTCGACTACAATTCGATTACGGAAAATGCAGAAGGTAAAAAATACATCCGTTTTCTTGCCGACACGCTGAAACCTTATGTAGACTCGGTTTACAGAACGAAACCAGAACGGGAGTTTACCGGAATCGGCGGAAGTTCTTTAGGCGGATTGATCAGCATTTACAGTGGCTTCCTTTATCCGGAGGTGTATTCCAAGTTGATGATTTTTTCTCCATCGCTTTGGGTGAATCCCGAAAACAATTTCCCGCAGATGAATTTCAAGAATCCGTACAATATCAAAGTCTATATGTACGGCGGCGAACAGGAGGGCTCACAAATGACCGAAAGGATAGAGCTGTTCGAGCAAACGATGGAAGGTTGGGAAGATTCTCACTCGCTGCAGTTTGATTTCAAGATCAGCATCAATCCCGAAGGGAAACACCAGGAATTCTACTGGTCGCAGGAATTTCCGAGAGCGATGGAATGGCTGTACTACGACACCACCGAAGATCCGAAAGAGCTGGCAAAAAAAGCCGAACTCATCCGCAACGAAACCAGCGAAATATAA